In Sphingobacterium sp. SRCM116780, the genomic stretch GTTTTCAAAGTTGTTTTCATTTTTTTAATTGTAATTGTGTATTTGTATCGATTAATTGTTGCTCTTTCTCTTATGACAACGAAAAATGGATATACCCTTACTGAATTTTGAATTATTCCAGTTTAATATGTTTTAAATTTGCGCCAGTGAAAAACAACAACATCCAATGAGGGTATAAGGCAATTGAGTTGTCTTACTAATAAAGTGGATTGTTTAATGAATAAGGAAAATTCAATCAATGTCAGAAAATAAAGAGAAAAATTTTGAACAGGTGTTTCGAGCACATTATCAGGAATTGCACCGTTCGGCATTCCGATACCTGAGAGATAGTGAAAGTGCCGAGGAGATCGTCCAACAGGTATTCTTGCGGTTATGGGAAAAAGATTGGGAGGAAGAGGTGCACACGTCTTTAAAAGCGTACCTATATCGTGCTATTTATAATGAAAGTATGAATTTCCTGAAAAAGGAACAAAGAAAGCTAAAGTACCAATCCTATCAGCAAAGTAGAGAAGAACTGGTACCTGCCGTAGACCAAAGTGCAAAAGACCTTAACCAAAAGCTACAAGTAGCCTTGGCTGGACTCCCGGAAAAGAGTCGTACCGTCTTTGAACTGAGTCGTTTTCAGGAGATGAAATATAAAGATATTGCCAACACATTGGATCTTTCTAT encodes the following:
- a CDS encoding RNA polymerase sigma-70 factor is translated as MSENKEKNFEQVFRAHYQELHRSAFRYLRDSESAEEIVQQVFLRLWEKDWEEEVHTSLKAYLYRAIYNESMNFLKKEQRKLKYQSYQQSREELVPAVDQSAKDLNQKLQVALAGLPEKSRTVFELSRFQEMKYKDIANTLDLSIKTVEGHMTKALRHLRTELMDYLTLIIFYVIYIL